One genomic window of Muntiacus reevesi chromosome 4, mMunRee1.1, whole genome shotgun sequence includes the following:
- the LOC136167669 gene encoding nascent polypeptide-associated complex subunit alpha, with translation MPGEATETVPATEQELPQPQAETGSGTESDSDESVPELEEQDSTQATTQQAQLAAAAEIDEEPVSKAKQSRSEKKARKAMSKLGLRQVTGVTRVTIRKSKNILFVITKPDVYKSPASDTYIVFGEAKIEDLSQQAQLAAAEKFKVQGEAVSNIQENTQTPTVQEESEEEEVDETGVEVKDIELVMSQANVSRAKAVRALKNNSNDIVNAIMELTM, from the coding sequence ATGCCCGGTGAAGCCACAGAAACCGTCCCTGCTACAGAGCAGGAGTTGCCACAGCCCCAGGCTGAGACAGGGTCTGGAACAGAATCTGATAGTGATGAATCAGTCCCAGAGCTTGAGGAGCAGGATTCTACACAGGCAACCACACAGCAAGCTCAGCTGGCAGCAGCAGCTGAAATCGATGAAGAACCAGTCAGTAAAGCAAAACAGAGCCGGAGTGAAAAGAAGGCACGGAAGGCTATGTCCAAACTGGGCCTTCGACAAGTTACAGGGGTTACTAGAGTCACTATCCGGAAATCTAAGAATATCCTTTTTGTCATCACAAAACCAGATGTGTACAAGAGCCCAGCTTCAGATACCTACATTGTTTTTGGGGAAGCCAAGATTGAGGATTTATCTCAGCAGGCACAGTTAGCAGCTGCTGAGAAATTCAAAGTTCAAGGTGAAGCTGTCTCAAACATCCAAGAAAACACACAGACTCCAACTgtacaagaggagagtgaagaggaagaggTTGATGAAACAGGTGTGGAAGTTAAGGACATAGAATTGGTCATGTCACAAGCAAATGTGTCGAGAGCAAAGGCAGTCCGAGCCCTGAAGAACAACAGTAATGATATTGTAAATGCTATTATGGAATTAACAATGTAA